The Candidatus Acidiferrales bacterium genomic interval GCCACGACAAATGAGAAATCTTTGTACTTCGCGATTCCAAGAACCGGTGCGAGCGTCGTGAACGGATAGTCCGCAATTTTCGGTCTTGCTGCCGAAATAACAGAGAGGAGAGTCGACTTACCTGCGTTTGGAAAACCGACGAGACCGATGTCGGCGAGAAGCTTCAATTCGAGTTTCAAAGTTTTATCTTCGCCTAATTTTCCCGGTTCCGCTCTGCGCGGCGCGCGATCCGTAGAAGTTGCAAACTCGGCGTTTCCTCTCCCGCCTTTTCCGCCCTTCGCGACAACAAACTCCATCCCGTCTTTTACCATATCGACGATCTTCTTGCCTGATTCCGCATCTTCGACGATTGTTCCCGCAGGCAGTTTGACGATCAAGTCCTCGGCACTTTTGCCGAATTTGTTGGAGCCTTGCCCATGCTGACCGCGTCCCGCCTTGAACGTCGCACGATAATGAAAATCAAGAAGAGTTGTAAGGTTTTTGTCCGACACGAGAACGATGTCCCCGCCCTTTCCGCCGTTTCCACCGTCGGGACCGCCGCGCGGGACGTATTTCTCACGCCGGAAACTCACGCAGCCGTTGCCGCCGTCGCCCGCCCTCACGTGAATTACTGCTTCGTCAACAAAATGTGCCATGGTCGGACAAAAAAATACTTACATCGACTTTCCAGATTCCAATAATTTCAAGCAACAAAAAAATAAACCCGGAATCTATAGGGTCTACCGGCTTTTGATTTTAGGATTTCGATATTTTTTGAAGCTTCAGAAATGGATCTTGGAATTTCGTGGATCAGGTGCTCGCATCGTGGTTAAATTTTTTACTAATTGCATCGGTGAATGCAACCGCATATTTGGAAAATGGGTTGATTCCACGATCAATGAATATCCCTTCAACGATTTTTGACGCGCCCTTCCAGTCTGCGCTTTCATCTAACTTATGAATTGCAATATGGTACAGCGACTTGCTCCCTCCGAATACTTTCTTGACAATTTTCGCTTCATTCTTTGCGCTCAACAAAGTCCTCACGGAAGGTGTTTTCTGTAGTGCATCGGCGACCTGTGGAGGCTCTGCCTGCGATTGGGGATTCGACCCCGAACTGTATTCTCCGGCCTCCTTTTTATCATCCGCACCTTTCATCTCGGTTTTCTCATGCTGACGTTCCGCCCTCCTTTCAAATGACTCCCAGTCTTTTGAAGATTCTATTTGCGGCTTGAGCAGGTCCACCGTCTGCGTCATATCCCTCGCCGGAGCCTGCAGAAGCGACTCGACGTCGCGGGAGTTGAGCGATTGAAACCCTTTTACTTCCTTCGCGAACTCTATGCGGTCCACGATCTCGTCCGCAGATTTATCTCTAAAGAAAAGAACCAGGGCGTCTACCGGAATCTTCGGATACCCGGCTGCGAACTCGAACAACTCCAGGAGAGGATTGGTAAGAGATTCGGCATTTGACGGCAGCGAGCTCAGAAGATGCTCGTCAATTTTCGAGTGGAGCTTCCTCCAACTGTCAACGTCGATAGAGTCCTTGGTCTGGAACTCCATGTATTCACTTATTCCCTTCGAGTAATACTGGTAATCGCTGAGGAATCTCTCTGCCCGGTAAAAATTCGCTTTAGAAATATCACGCAGTCCTTTGAACAGGAATTTCTCCAGCGTCCATCGCGGACGAATGATATAATTGAACAGGAACTTTGAAGATTTGTCGGTCAGGTCGAGAAAATCGTCTCGGGAAAACTCGAAAGAGCTTTTGACGGAATGGCGGATTTCCTTGAAGAGTGTCTGTATCTCCGCGGGAGACATATCCACTTTGCCGGTTTTGCTCTTCCCGAATTCCTCATCGTCGATTATTTCATCCACCTCAGCCTCGGCAAACCTCTTAAAATTAGCCGGCAGCTCCGAATCCGATTGAAGCGTGCGGAGCGGTATCCTCTCGCCGGTGTAACGCTTCGCTATATTGAACGCGAAACTTGAAATTTCCTTTTCAAACATCGATCAGTTCCCCGAATCCATTTTTCTGATTCCGCTTTTCGCCATTCTCTTTCAATTCTTCACTACTTTAGCAATGCCTTCACTCTGTCTATTTCCCTCTGTGCGCCGTCGACAAATTGCTTGTCGGTATGAGGCTTATCTATAATTTTCTGATACATAGCAATTGCATCATTAGGCTTGTTCATTTGCTCGTAACACTTTCCAGCCATGTAATATGACTGTGCCGCCCAATCGATCACGGCGCCCTTTGAAACTAAATAAGGAACCTTGAGAAACTCCAATATGGCATTTGCGTAATCGCCCTTGTCGTTGTAGATCGCACCCATATAATAATGAAGTTCCGCCTGATAATCACGCCCCGCCTCTTTGGCAAGATTCTGAAAAGTGAGGAGCGCCTGATCGAAATATTTCAATTCCTCATAAAGTATGCCCACTTTGATCTTCATATCCATGATGGACTCGTCGTCGGGATACTTCGATATGAATTTCCTCGCGACATCGAGTGCGCCGTCATACTGTCCCGCGCTTTCATACGAACTGATGAGCCTGCTCATTGCATCACGCAGAAGATCTCCATCCGAAAGCGAATCGAAATAAATTGCCCTGAATATGTTTATTGCATCCTGATATTTCTCCTGGGCGTAATATATGTCACCGAGTTCAAGGCGAGCCGCCGAAGCCGCCCCGCTGTTTGGAAATTTTTTCAGCAGCTCCGTCAGCTTATCCTGAGCCTTGACAAGATCTCCAAGTTCGACCAAGATTCTGGCGCCATCCAGAATCGAGACAGGGTACGCGGCGGTTCCGTCATAATCGCTCCCCACCTTGTCCAGCAGCTTCTGTGCTTCCTCGTATTGTTTGTTCCGGATAAGATATTCGGCCTTGTCGACGAGGAATTGCGCCAAATACTTGTCGTCTTTGCCGGGATAGTTTTTCTTGAACTTTGCCGCAGCGGCGTCTGCCGATTTGATCTCGTCGGTCTTATAATCGATCTCGATCAGCCTCGCCGCCGAAAATGCCCTGAGCGTGTCGACCGCAGTGCTCAGGATTTTTTTATAGAGCTGTGCCGCATTATCATAGTCGCCTAACTTGAGATACGTCTCCGCGGCATTCGCGAGTGCCACTATGTCGCCGAACTTTTCGAAGAACGCAGCGCTCATCCGTTTATCGCCAAGCGATTCATAAATTTTCCCGAGCTGGTAGTATGAGTCCGTCACTTCTCGACGCGCCGAATCATCCAGCGGCGTATTCGCCGAACCCGTCACTACTTCTCCAAAAAGGTCCTTTGCTCCGTTCAAATTTCCCGATCTCAATTTGCAGTAAGCCATCTTGTAAAGGATATCCGGAGAAATGGTCTGCCATGGTTCATCATCGCCGATAGTCTGATAGGTTGAGCATGCGGTGTCATACTTCTCCGTTGAGTACAAATAATCCGCAAACTGTAACTTCACT includes:
- the obgE gene encoding GTPase ObgE; its protein translation is MAHFVDEAVIHVRAGDGGNGCVSFRREKYVPRGGPDGGNGGKGGDIVLVSDKNLTTLLDFHYRATFKAGRGQHGQGSNKFGKSAEDLIVKLPAGTIVEDAESGKKIVDMVKDGMEFVVAKGGKGGRGNAEFATSTDRAPRRAEPGKLGEDKTLKLELKLLADIGLVGFPNAGKSTLLSVISAARPKIADYPFTTLAPVLGIAKYKDFSFVVADMPGLIEGASHGKGLGISFLRHIERTKAIAVLIESVSPNPIEDFQKLMEEMRLHSSDLPKKVKMVVFTKIDLVDGSRMADLKKTNFPGRLKKHFISAVTDAGVKELLGTFWSMIKK